A stretch of Ursus arctos isolate Adak ecotype North America unplaced genomic scaffold, UrsArc2.0 scaffold_4, whole genome shotgun sequence DNA encodes these proteins:
- the DNAJC28 gene encoding dnaJ homolog subfamily C member 28 gives MNTMYGTMAQILRSHLITVSIISNRMKMLPYLGVIRNRMMSTHKSKKKMREYYRLLNLDEGCSADDVRESFRKLAKQYHPDGGSSTADSATFVRLEEAYRKVLSHVLEQTNARQNKVEEAEEEEDKVKYKTPQHRHYLSFEGIGFGTPSQREKQYRQFRADRATEQAMEYQKQKLHSQYFAGSLIVKDVRQSKEQKITQAIERLVEDLIQESMAKGDFDNLSGKGKPLKKFSGCSYIDPMTHNLNRILIDNGYQPEWILMQKEIKETIDQLREAILVSRKKLGNPMTPSEQKQWNQVCEQFQENIRKLNKRINDFNLIVPLLTRQKVHFDAQKEIARAQEVYETLIKTEAVTDKNPNNTDQGEGEKIPEVKTGFFNWMNMWKFIKI, from the coding sequence ATGAACACGATGTATGGGACAATGGCTCAAATCTTAAGATCTCATCTGATAACTGTTTCAATCATATCTAATAGAATGAAAATGCTCCCATATCTTGGTGTCATTAGAAATAGAATGATGTCAACTCATAAATCCAAAAAGAAGATGAGAGAATATTATAGGCTGCTAAATCTGGATGAAGGATGCTCTGCGGATGATGTCAGGGAATCTTTTCGTAAGCTTGCCAAGCAATACCACCCAGATGGGGGCTCTAGTACTGCGGATTCTGCAACATTCGTAAGGCTCGAAGAAGCTTATAGGAAGGTGCTTTCCCACGTGCTAGAACAAACAAATGCCCGACAGAATAAAgttgaagaagcagaggaagaagaagacaaaGTCAAATATAAAACACCCCAACACCGGCATTATTTAAGTTTTGAAGGTATTGGTTTTGGAACTCCAAGTCAACGAGAGAAACAGTATAGGCAGTTTAGAGCAGACCGTGCAACCGAGCAGGCGATGGAATATCAGAAGCAGAAGCTACACAGCCAGTATTTTGCCGGTAGTTTAATTGTTAAAGATGTAAGACAGAGTAAAGAACAAAAGATAACTCAGGCTATAGAGCGTTTGGTGGAGGATCTCATTCAGGAATCAATGGCCAAAGGAGACTTTGACAATCTCAGTGGGAAGGGAAAACCTCTAAAAAAATTTTCTGGCTGTTCATATATTGATCCCATGACTCACAACCTGAACAGAATATTGATAGATAACGGATACCAACCAGAATGGATCCTAatgcaaaaggaaataaaggaaaccaTTGATCAACTCAGAGAGGCGATTTTAGTGTCAAGGAAAAAACTTGGGAATCCAATGACACCAAGTGAACAGAAACAGTGGAACCAAGTTTGTGAGCAGTTTcaagaaaacatcagaaaactCAACAAGCgaattaatgattttaatttaatCGTTCCCCTCCTGACCAGGCAAAAAGTCCATTTTGATGCACAGAAAGAAATTGCCAGAGCCCAGGAAGTATATGAGACCCTTATAAAAACAGAAGCAGTGACCgataaaaacccaaacaacactgatcagggagaaggggagaaaatacCTGAAGTCAAGACAGGTTTTTTTAACTGGATGAATATGtggaaatttattaaaatatga